Proteins encoded by one window of Deinococcus radiodurans R1 = ATCC 13939 = DSM 20539:
- a CDS encoding intein-containing adenosylcobalamin-dependent ribonucleoside-diphosphate reductase produces MTTAPDRSAPARTDKTTQHFDENAQHIAKRQYLQGNDGDISGMFWRIADWVAGAEAPEARQGWAQQYYDLMAEKKFCPGGRVLAGAGTQHGNVLNCFVQGATEHDPSSFEGVMEVAKKLALVTKVGGGNGVNLDVYRPRAQSSRSDNGVRGWVYMSAEHADVQDFIEGLMRPPTQPDGEKQPVSVRNWTRVVYGQAISPELVASARANGVQIVRTLPEGVTAVADDMGGIIDAARQVAEIAKLNIEPRIDLSAMRPEGAPIKGSGGTSSGPVSFLMEIFDNFIEWANRGAEDSGPINTLRYVYAPVLRVVRQGGTRRGAGMATISIGHPDVLDFLTAKDLDREAAEGDISTFNISILVDTKFWDTLQADGVWTIDAQDVPGKYFPVPQEGEYAGTFPELPTRAEDGAKGVPVYGSGIPARWLWDQIAQHAWSTGEPGLIFNDRVNEYSALKNLGERYEIRSTNPCVTADTWVSTAFGARQVQDLIGKDFCATVNGESFSARGGFWLTGVKSVLKVTTRRGYELRLTGNHQLLKVTHQTRKVQQTAWVETATLAAGDRIMLNDHRTVKPWAGAGNFSEGWLLGSLIGDGTFLTDKARPMAALGFWGEERQAQADSAQARLSKLGAVKKLWRSNDEQRQRVRLSSEALAELGAKYGVVHGHKTLTDKVEQGGYEFYRGVLQGLFDADGSVQGTQSKGVSVRLAQSDLSLLKRAQRMLSRLGIMSSLYAERRLAGTSTLPDGKGGSAEYPTQAQHELIISGSNLAVFAERVGFSEAGKAARLAEKLAGYARNLNRERFSDEIVSIVPDGEEAVYDVTVEQVHAFDANGVLAHNCGEIPLTVGEPCDLGAINLAAYVRGSDFDFAAFRADVRTCVRFLDDVLDVNVFALEDNRVASQDLRRLGLGVMGLADALIKMGLRYDNESGRQAIYDIMSALREEAVAESERLGQERGFYPVYERNREQVPHDPRRNVAVLTVAPTGTTSMLMGVSSGIEPVFSPFIWRKIGSEYRALLAPLFVELLESYPAPKGMEKDGGWDWDKVTEAVSENHGSVVGLSFIPDALQQVFVCAHDISPVDHVRMQGTVQRAFDDGGQLAANSLSKTINLPNSASVDDVKSAYEEAYRTGCKGITVYRDGSRQFQVLSTSKKKAKTEERGSAEPLADSKPAEAPAVTAPVSAPAAAAQPQPHYERPGRLHGITDMVKLTDPTSGHRRSFLVTVNHLNGNPVEVMVISGRAGDEANADSEALGRVVSIALQHGVPASALIHTLRGINGGLYGSYNGRLVGSKADLIAVALDTFQKDMAAAPLPPLAGGSGEVAPSAPASTGVSVDGLGQERCPVCEEKAVIREEGCLKCQACGYSKCG; encoded by the coding sequence ATGACCACTGCCCCCGACCGCTCGGCTCCGGCCCGCACCGACAAGACCACCCAGCACTTCGACGAGAACGCGCAGCACATCGCCAAACGGCAGTACTTGCAGGGGAACGACGGCGACATCAGCGGGATGTTCTGGCGCATTGCCGATTGGGTGGCGGGCGCCGAGGCCCCGGAGGCGCGGCAGGGCTGGGCGCAGCAGTACTACGACCTGATGGCGGAGAAGAAGTTCTGCCCCGGCGGGCGCGTCCTGGCGGGCGCGGGCACGCAGCACGGCAACGTTCTGAACTGCTTTGTGCAGGGCGCCACCGAGCACGACCCCAGCTCCTTTGAAGGCGTGATGGAAGTCGCCAAGAAGCTGGCGCTGGTCACCAAAGTCGGCGGCGGCAACGGCGTGAACCTCGACGTGTACCGCCCCCGTGCCCAGAGCAGCCGGAGCGACAACGGCGTGCGCGGCTGGGTCTACATGAGCGCCGAGCACGCCGACGTGCAGGACTTTATCGAGGGTCTGATGCGCCCACCCACCCAGCCCGACGGCGAGAAGCAGCCGGTGTCGGTACGCAACTGGACGCGGGTGGTCTACGGTCAGGCGATCAGCCCCGAGCTGGTGGCGAGTGCCCGCGCCAACGGCGTGCAGATTGTGCGCACGCTGCCCGAGGGCGTGACGGCGGTGGCCGACGACATGGGCGGCATCATCGACGCGGCGCGGCAGGTGGCCGAAATCGCCAAGCTGAACATCGAGCCGCGCATCGACCTCAGCGCCATGCGGCCGGAGGGCGCGCCCATCAAGGGGTCGGGCGGCACCAGCAGCGGGCCGGTCAGCTTCCTGATGGAGATTTTCGACAACTTCATCGAGTGGGCCAATCGGGGCGCCGAAGACAGCGGCCCCATCAACACCCTGCGCTACGTGTACGCGCCGGTGCTGCGCGTGGTCAGGCAGGGCGGGACGCGGCGCGGCGCGGGCATGGCGACCATCTCCATCGGTCACCCCGATGTGCTGGACTTCTTGACCGCCAAGGACCTCGACCGCGAGGCCGCCGAGGGTGACATCTCAACCTTCAACATCTCGATTCTGGTGGACACGAAGTTCTGGGACACCTTGCAGGCCGACGGTGTGTGGACCATCGACGCGCAGGACGTGCCCGGCAAGTATTTCCCGGTGCCGCAGGAAGGCGAGTACGCGGGCACTTTCCCCGAGCTGCCCACCCGTGCCGAGGACGGCGCCAAGGGCGTTCCGGTTTACGGCAGCGGCATTCCCGCGCGCTGGCTGTGGGATCAGATTGCCCAGCACGCCTGGAGCACCGGCGAACCGGGATTGATTTTCAACGACCGGGTGAACGAGTACTCGGCGCTGAAGAACTTGGGCGAGCGGTACGAGATTCGCTCCACCAATCCCTGCGTGACGGCGGACACCTGGGTCAGCACGGCCTTCGGGGCGCGGCAGGTGCAGGACCTGATCGGCAAGGATTTCTGCGCCACCGTGAACGGCGAGAGCTTCAGTGCGCGCGGGGGCTTTTGGCTAACTGGAGTTAAGTCGGTCCTGAAGGTCACGACCCGCCGGGGCTACGAGCTGCGCCTGACCGGGAACCACCAGCTGCTCAAAGTGACTCACCAGACCCGCAAGGTGCAGCAGACCGCCTGGGTGGAAACCGCAACCCTGGCGGCGGGCGACCGCATCATGCTCAATGATCACCGTACGGTGAAGCCCTGGGCCGGCGCGGGGAACTTTTCGGAAGGCTGGCTGCTGGGGTCTCTCATCGGCGACGGCACCTTTCTCACCGACAAGGCCCGCCCGATGGCCGCGCTGGGCTTCTGGGGCGAGGAGAGACAGGCGCAGGCTGATAGCGCACAGGCCCGGCTGAGCAAGCTGGGCGCGGTCAAGAAGCTGTGGCGTAGCAACGATGAGCAGCGCCAGCGCGTGCGCCTGAGCAGTGAAGCCCTGGCCGAACTGGGGGCCAAGTACGGCGTCGTGCACGGGCACAAGACGCTGACCGACAAGGTGGAACAGGGCGGCTACGAGTTCTACCGGGGCGTCCTACAGGGCCTGTTCGACGCCGACGGCAGCGTGCAGGGCACCCAGAGCAAGGGCGTGAGCGTGCGCCTCGCGCAATCGGATCTGAGCCTGCTGAAGCGTGCCCAGCGGATGCTTTCGCGCCTCGGCATCATGAGCAGCCTCTACGCCGAGCGTCGCCTCGCTGGAACCTCTACCCTGCCCGACGGCAAGGGCGGCAGCGCCGAATACCCCACCCAGGCCCAGCACGAACTGATCATCAGCGGCAGCAACCTCGCCGTCTTTGCAGAGCGTGTGGGTTTCAGTGAGGCCGGGAAGGCTGCCCGCCTGGCCGAGAAACTCGCCGGGTACGCCCGCAACCTCAACCGCGAGCGCTTCAGCGACGAGATCGTAAGCATCGTGCCCGACGGCGAGGAAGCCGTGTATGACGTGACCGTGGAACAGGTTCACGCTTTCGACGCCAACGGTGTTCTGGCGCATAATTGCGGTGAAATCCCCCTCACTGTCGGCGAGCCCTGCGACCTGGGCGCCATCAACCTCGCCGCCTATGTCCGGGGCAGCGACTTCGACTTCGCCGCCTTCCGCGCCGATGTCCGCACCTGCGTGCGCTTCCTCGACGACGTGCTGGACGTGAACGTGTTCGCGCTGGAAGACAACCGGGTGGCCTCGCAGGACCTGCGGCGCCTGGGCCTGGGCGTGATGGGCCTGGCCGACGCCCTGATCAAGATGGGGCTGCGCTACGACAACGAATCCGGGCGGCAGGCCATCTACGACATCATGTCGGCGCTGCGCGAGGAAGCGGTGGCCGAGAGCGAGCGCCTGGGCCAGGAACGCGGCTTTTACCCCGTCTACGAGCGCAACCGCGAGCAGGTGCCGCACGACCCGCGCCGCAACGTGGCGGTGCTGACGGTGGCCCCGACCGGCACCACGTCCATGCTGATGGGCGTGAGCAGCGGCATCGAGCCCGTGTTCTCACCGTTCATCTGGCGCAAGATCGGCAGCGAGTACCGCGCCCTGCTCGCGCCGCTGTTTGTCGAACTGCTCGAAAGCTACCCCGCACCCAAAGGGATGGAAAAAGACGGCGGCTGGGACTGGGACAAAGTGACCGAAGCCGTCTCCGAAAACCACGGCAGCGTGGTGGGCCTGAGCTTTATTCCTGACGCCTTGCAGCAGGTGTTCGTGTGCGCCCACGACATCTCGCCGGTGGACCACGTGCGGATGCAGGGCACCGTGCAGCGCGCCTTCGATGACGGTGGGCAGCTCGCCGCCAACTCGCTGAGCAAGACCATCAACCTGCCCAACTCGGCCAGCGTGGACGACGTGAAATCGGCCTACGAGGAAGCGTACAGGACCGGCTGCAAGGGCATCACGGTGTACCGCGACGGCTCGCGCCAGTTCCAGGTGCTCTCGACGAGCAAGAAGAAGGCCAAGACGGAAGAGAGGGGCAGCGCCGAGCCGCTCGCCGACAGCAAGCCCGCCGAGGCTCCGGCAGTCACGGCCCCGGTCAGCGCCCCCGCTGCTGCGGCCCAGCCCCAACCGCACTACGAGCGTCCGGGCCGCCTGCACGGCATCACCGACATGGTCAAGCTCACCGACCCCACCAGCGGACACCGCCGCTCGTTCCTGGTCACGGTCAACCACCTCAACGGCAACCCGGTCGAAGTCATGGTCATCTCGGGCCGCGCGGGCGACGAAGCCAACGCCGACTCCGAGGCGCTCGGGCGCGTGGTGAGCATCGCGCTGCAACACGGCGTGCCGGCCAGCGCCCTGATTCACACCCTGCGCGGCATCAACGGCGGGCTGTACGGCAGCTACAACGGCCGTCTGGTGGGCTCCAAGGCCGACCTGATCGCCGTCGCCCTCGACACCTTCCAGAAGGACATGGCCGCCGCGCCGCTCCCGCCCCTGGCCGGGGGAAGCGGCGAAGTGGCCCCGAGCGCCCCGGCCAGCACCGGGGTCAGCGTGGACGGGCTGGGGCAGGAGCGCTGCCCGGTGTGCGAGGAAAAAGCCGTCATCCGCGAGGAAGGCTGCCTGAAATGCCAGGCGTGCGGCTACAGCAAGTGCGGGTGA
- a CDS encoding GreA/GreB family elongation factor produces MTQPLPLTPEGLSRLQAALEREQARREEARRVVQEQMEANENESLDLAAAQETLGAVEARIEELEDQLARAVVLAPGAGNDGRAAVGSRVTLLNIGLGRELPLHLVSAAEAAAGPGTSGVALVSTESPVGRALLGRRAGEEFTVDLGRTQAQYRVLMVES; encoded by the coding sequence ATGACTCAACCCCTCCCCCTGACCCCCGAGGGCCTGTCCCGTCTCCAGGCGGCGCTGGAGCGCGAGCAGGCGCGGCGGGAAGAAGCGCGGCGCGTGGTGCAGGAGCAGATGGAGGCCAACGAGAACGAGAGCCTCGACCTCGCGGCGGCGCAGGAAACGCTGGGGGCCGTCGAAGCCCGTATCGAGGAGCTGGAAGACCAACTGGCCCGCGCGGTGGTGCTGGCCCCCGGCGCGGGGAACGATGGCCGGGCCGCCGTAGGAAGCCGGGTGACCCTGCTGAACATCGGCCTGGGCCGGGAGCTGCCGCTGCACCTCGTGAGCGCCGCCGAGGCCGCAGCGGGGCCGGGGACCAGCGGCGTGGCCCTGGTCAGCACCGAGAGTCCCGTGGGCCGGGCGCTGCTGGGGCGCCGCGCGGGTGAGGAGTTCACCGTGGACCTGGGCCGCACGCAGGCGCAGTACCGGGTGCTGATGGTGGAAAGCTGA
- a CDS encoding TetR/AcrR family transcriptional regulator, translating into MTETTKPRREQIHDVASRLFSERGYHATSMRDLAGQLGMQGGSLYAHISGKEELLVEIVRGASQQFDEALFSLRDVNLPADEKLREAMFRHIQVVADNMDSATVFFHEWKHLSAEPYAQVVAWRDTIDIFYRDLVAQGVRDGTFRADLDVRAAANLILSAVNWTYTWYRPGGRLSPRDVAEQFADMLLSGLMAGELQ; encoded by the coding sequence ATGACCGAAACGACCAAGCCCCGCCGCGAACAGATTCATGATGTCGCCAGCCGCCTGTTTTCCGAGCGCGGCTACCACGCCACGTCCATGCGTGACCTCGCCGGACAGCTGGGGATGCAGGGCGGCAGCCTCTACGCGCACATCAGCGGTAAGGAAGAATTGCTGGTCGAAATCGTGCGCGGAGCATCGCAGCAGTTCGACGAGGCGCTGTTCTCGCTGCGTGACGTGAACCTCCCCGCTGACGAGAAGCTGCGTGAGGCGATGTTTCGCCATATCCAGGTCGTGGCCGACAACATGGACAGCGCGACGGTGTTTTTCCACGAGTGGAAGCACCTTTCCGCCGAGCCGTATGCCCAGGTGGTGGCGTGGCGCGACACCATCGACATCTTTTACCGAGACCTGGTGGCGCAGGGCGTCCGCGACGGCACTTTCCGCGCCGACCTCGACGTTCGGGCGGCGGCCAACCTGATTCTGTCTGCCGTGAACTGGACCTACACCTGGTATCGCCCCGGCGGGCGGCTCTCCCCGCGTGACGTGGCCGAGCAGTTTGCCGACATGCTGCTCAGCGGGCTTATGGCAGGTGAGCTCCAATAG
- a CDS encoding SRPBCC family protein: protein MTKNDAMGGMDQSRLMSGAAGGALVLMGLKKRGVLGLLMTVGGGYLAYKAATGKDPVMEAAGLTGSAGAAKPIFVEHSIVIDRPAQQVYDYWRKLENLPQIMSHLESVTVLDDKRSRWVAKAPLGTHVEWEAEVVNDKPGERIGWHSLPGATVDNAGSVQFESLPDDKTRVHVALSYRPPAGPLGAAVAKLFGEEPSQQIAEDLQKFKATFEGANPRA from the coding sequence ATGACCAAAAACGATGCAATGGGTGGAATGGACCAGAGCCGCCTGATGAGCGGTGCGGCGGGCGGCGCCCTGGTGCTGATGGGCCTGAAGAAGCGCGGCGTGCTCGGCCTGCTGATGACCGTGGGCGGCGGCTACCTCGCCTACAAGGCCGCGACCGGCAAAGACCCCGTGATGGAAGCGGCGGGTCTGACGGGCTCGGCGGGCGCGGCCAAGCCGATTTTCGTGGAGCACTCGATTGTGATCGACCGCCCCGCGCAGCAGGTGTACGACTACTGGCGCAAGCTGGAAAACCTGCCCCAGATCATGAGCCACCTCGAAAGCGTGACGGTCCTCGACGACAAGCGCAGCCGCTGGGTCGCCAAGGCGCCGCTGGGCACCCACGTGGAGTGGGAAGCCGAAGTCGTCAACGACAAGCCCGGCGAACGCATCGGCTGGCACAGCCTCCCCGGCGCCACCGTGGACAACGCCGGCAGCGTGCAGTTTGAAAGCCTGCCCGACGACAAGACCCGCGTGCACGTGGCCCTGAGCTACCGTCCGCCCGCCGGTCCCCTCGGCGCCGCCGTCGCCAAGCTGTTTGGCGAAGAGCCCAGCCAGCAGATTGCCGAAGACCTCCAGAAGTTCAAGGCGACCTTCGAAGGCGCCAACCCCCGCGCCTGA